Part of the Candoia aspera isolate rCanAsp1 chromosome 1, rCanAsp1.hap2, whole genome shotgun sequence genome, AATCTTACAAAAAAGAATAGTATCGCATGTAGAATAATGCCAAACAAGCTGGCGATTTTCGGAAAAGGCCGAGGGGCACGAGATGAGCTAGCTAACCTAAGAGGGAAAGAAGAGGATCTGCTTCGTTGCCCACAGCAAGGTTCCACTTTCTGACCTAGTCTATGCTGTCAAAGTGGAACATACTcgcttcaactcccagcatctctTTGAAGAGTTTTCTGAAGAACCTTCACAATAATCAAGAAGTTACTGTAAGAACTGAGTTTGGAGTAGTTTGGAATAGGGAAAGGGGGGAGAGGAGAACGTGCACGGTTCTTATTCCTATTTAACTAACATAGCAAATACATTACGATTGGAGGAGATGACCTCTGGAATCAAATTTGGAGGCCAACCCGCTAGCAGATTGAGAAAAAGCATCGTTCAGCACTTTGTTAGctgaaaataaataagatttaaggCATTTATTTAGGGttcacaataaaagcaatttaaaattttaaaaaatcataaataataccaataatcgataaatatataacatatagtcaaatccaagtaacggcagatctaattgaGCCCAAAGCTGGTAAGGCCGGTCCCAGGCAGGACTGGGGAACCAGCCagcccaagaatggctcttcctctccctgctccaagcctggtggcaaaaccaggtcctcaatttttttctcaagtccaggagggagggggctaacctcacttctgggggaaggatgttccaaagggcaggagctccTTTTACTTTCATTACagaaacatgaaataaataatatggatAAATCCAGAAGGCAAAGGTAGCATGAACCAGCATGGTTGGTGAACTCAtaattgtgtgtgggggggttgcccttaaaaagagagagagggaggaggtgCTGGAGAAGTACAAGGAGATCAAACCAAGGGAAAAAGCCAGCAACAAACTTTGACAAGATGACGACAGGTAAATCTATTTCAATGAGAACAGTAAACAGAAGAGCTAAAACAGTGGATTTTACCCCTGGGAAATTTGTACCGTTGTAAAAGTAGGACACTGAAAACGAGTGCAGAAAAAAGACAGATGCCTATGAATTATGGATTtgtagccagctgggtgaccctgggccagtccctctctctcagccctgggaggaggccatggcaaaccatttttgaaaaaccttgccaagaatctGCAGGGGCTTGTCCGGGCCATCTTGGAGAATCgaacacaattgaacagattaaaaaaaagcagttacTAAGAATAACACGGACCACAATACTAAGGACCATCCATCAGTCTTGGACCAAATCCAGGCGCTGCTTCCTTGTGGAAATTACGAGCAGGCAGAAACTCGCATACTTTGGATGTGTGGTGTGAGGGGATGGTGGGCTAGAATGGTTATGCTTGGCAAagttgggaaaagtagaaggTGAAAACAtggggcaaagtggatggatgggaTCCAGTAGATCCCTGGAATGTCCTCGAAACTGCTACGAGGCTCCTGGGACAGGTCAGGATGGGATCACCTGCAGTTGGATCGCTCCCATCGTCCCAAGCTGTCTGTTTCGCTAGGCTGGCAGCAAGGGTCTCTAGGAGGGAGGTGGGCAGCTCTCTTCTTTGGAGACCTTGGCCACAAGGAACGCATCTGATCTTGCCCTTGAAAGGGAAGGGGCCAAACGTCCTGGGGGGGCTGCGGGTCCAATGATGCAAAATAAGCAGGCCACGCCCTGCAGAGGTTCTGAGCCTGTCTTGCTTGGTTGCGAACGTGTGAAATTTGGACCATGTTATGGCCAAAATGTGTAACTGGTGGCAGAGTCTTGCCGGGCTCCGAGGACCCTCGATCTGGGTCACGGCTGTCTACGGCCTCCTGCGGAGGGAAGAGCCCGGCCCGCCTCCCCTTCTGCTCCGCCGAAGCGAGAGGGAGAGGAGCAGGGCTGGCCCGCAGAGCTCCGTCTGCCCTGCTCCCAGGTCGACTCCTGCTCCGGATCGGGGCCAGGCGCCGCGGCCACGAGGCGCCGCCCTGGTtgctgcggggggggggagggagggggcgctGGGACCGCAGGGCGTCCGGCAGAAGCTGCACCAGGCCCCCGGCCAGGCGCCGCCCGGCGTCGTCCAGGGGCCGCGCCCTTTCCTGGGGCTGCAGCCAGGGCGCCCCCCGCTTGCTTCTCCGGCTGGGAAGAGCAAGAGAAGCCCCCGAGCAGCAGCGGCCAGCTGGGCTCGGCCCCGAACGAAACGGCGAGCGGGGCTTCGCGCGGCCAAAGCCGGACGCGTCCCTGGCCGCGCAGGGCTTGCCTTGCGGGGCCCGGGGCCAAAAGCCCCGGAGGAGCCGCTTATCCGGTTGATTCGCCGGCTCTCTCGTTGCAAGGCCGCCAAACATTTAAACGCGCGCCGCAAAAGCGGGCGAACGGAGCAGCCGCGGCCGGGAAAGGGGCGCCACGTGGATGGATGGCGGATGCgtcggactacaactcccacagcTCCGTGATTAGGTCGAGGCGGACGGGAGAAAGACCGCAACTCCCATGaccccccgcgactctgccctcACGCCCCTCGGCGCGCACCGCCCCCTCCTTTTTTCCCGGCAGGCCTGGGAACGTGCGCCCCTGTGAGTCTCGCGCGCCTTGGCCGGGCAACTCTCGCGAGAGCTGGCGCTATAAGCCCGGCGGCGCTCACGCGGCCGTCTCTTTTCCGCCGAGCCAAGATGGCGCCGAAGGTGAAGAAGGAGGGTGAGCGCGGGGCTGGGCGGGCGGGGGCTGCGGGCTCTGGCGGCCGGGGTCCCGGCCCCCCACGTCTCCCGCGGGCccgaggccgccgccgccgcctcgtcGCTTCCCCGGGGAGGGGGCCCTGCCGGCCCTTCCCACGCTCCCCCAGTAGGGCCCTCCAGGAATGGGTCGGGGGCCTTCCTGCTTCCCCCTTGCGACGGGGCGGGCTGCCCCtgcttccccctttccttctcccgcCGCCCCTTTACTTTGCTGCTGGACCACAGTGCCCATCACCCCCGGCCTGTCAAGGCGTCGTTGCTGCCTTTTGTAATTGGCCGGGCTTGGCTGGGGGAGGCCATTGCCGccgggacccccccccccttgaatGAGCTCCTGGCTCTTCCGGGTCGCCCCCCGTTTGGGCTTTTCCAGCCGATGAGGATGTTTCCTTGGGCGGGCGGATATTGGGGTGCGTGGGGGCGCCCGCCGCGAAGGCTTTGGGCGTGTGGTCCTCATCGGGGGGTGAGGAGCGGCCCCAGGAGGAAAGGCTCCTGGGAGGCCCCCTGGCCCAGCCCTCTGCTCAGCGCGGCCTCCGTGCAGTCGCCGGCGGCTCTTCCGGCCGGCAGCGGTTCAGCCAGCGCCTCCTGACTTACTCTCCCCTCGTCCTGGAGCAGATAATTCCACCTCTTCTCTTGGAAGAAGTTAGCATGTCCACCTGCGGACTTCTCCAGGCTAATCGGACCCAGTATCTCCAGCACcaccccttttttctttccatgccTCTTATTCCCTTGGTTGTTCTCCTCTGACATATACTAGTTCGTTCATGTTCTTCCTAAAATGCACCACCTAGAATGGACACTTTTAAAGGGTAGAATAGAAAGGAGCAGACTTCTCTTGATTTTGACGTTGTACTGTTCTGTAGTTTGGAACTGCATTTACATCACCCTttggctcatgttcagtttgTGATCCACAGGACACCCACATCCTTATGTGCATCTACTGCAGCCTCATATGGTCCCCCACATTCTATAGTCATGCGTTTACTTTTTTCATTCCCAAATATGCGTTGTCTTGTAAATTAGATATTGTGTGTTCTACCTTTCATCCAGATTATTTGCAAATACGTTGAACAAGTTAGGGCCTGGAGTAGAGCCCTTTGATACATCACTTAGCACTAATGCCCAGCTTAATGTAGAGCCTTGGCATGGGTTGTTTGTTGTGCGGGTATTCTTAGTTTATCTAATGGAATAGTGTCATAGTCAACCCTGTGTTTTCCCCTCTTTCTTACTAGGATCTCATGGTTGAATGCTTTGCTGAGGTCAAGATGTGTTCACTGCATTCCCATGCTCAGCAAAAGCTCttactctgtttttaaaaaaatcaggtagaTTTGGCTTGACTTCCTGATAAGCCCATGCTGGCTCCcgccaaataaacattctttttttgAATCTTCACAAAACAATAGCTTAATCATCTCTGCAGAATTTTTCCTGGTAACATCAAGCTGAACAATTTGTagcctcttttttctcctttttgaaaaTAGGAACAACCTTTGCTCTTCTCCAGTTTCTAGGTGCACCATACTTGTCCTCAGTGATTTATCCAGAATCACAGGATCTCTGAGATGATACTTCCAAGCTCTTTCAGGATTCTTGAATGTAGTCCTGGTGACTTGTTCATAATGGCCGGGCGCTCCCTACCCATTTCTTGACTTCCTTTGAATTCCCTCCTTTTGCCAGTTGTTCTGCTTAGATGCATTTGAACGCAACTCCCCCTtgagagaaaagcaaagtaagagGTGAGGAACTTTCCCTGTGATCCATTGCCTGCCATCTTCTGAGTAGTCAGCCTgcaccttcctttttttccccttttattgctGACGTTGCACTTATTTGAGACCCAAACTCATAAATGTTGTTACAATGGAAGTGCCCCTCCCAACCTGATGCCTCTCGATATACGTCGGACTGCAACTTCTTTGCTGTTGCTATAGTCTAGACACCTAGAAGGTGCATGGATGGGGAAGGCTGCACTTAAGCATGGAGAGGCATGGATTTTGAAGAGGAGCTGCAGCTTAGAACTTGAACATGTGCTTTTCACCCAGGTCCAGTCCCTCTGTTTCACATTTACAGGCATCTCTATCAAATTCCAAATTGTTTCTGCCTGGGGAGCCTGGGGCTCACTGGGCAAGTATAACAGCATCTTTCTAGCCTCCTATAGGAAGGGTTTGTAGCTCAGTGGGAACATAGGTGCTGTGTGGACAGAATGGCTTGGGTTCATTCTCCAGGTAGAGTTGGGAAAGGCCCCTGCCTGAATGGTCACTCACTGTTGGCAGGAAAGGTCACAGGTGATGGGCAGAGCAAATAGTTTAAAGGCACCAGATGAATCTTTTTTCCATGTGTGACTTCAGGGAGCATGTGGGCTCCCAGCTTAATGTATCGGGCAGCCTGTTCTGCACCTACTCCGACCACGCTCTCCCCGCAGTCTGGGTTACAGCCTAAAACCCACCTTAATTTGTGCCCCTTTCTATTTGTTGTAACGTGTCTTTGGCTAGGCTGCCACCTGGCAGTGAGTCCTAGTTCATCAGCAGTCACGATTCTGGGGAGAACCTGCAAATCTGTTCTTTCTCATGCTCAGACCATTAGAAGCTGTGGTCTTCTCCACTAAATTGTGGGGGGAGCAGATCAGTTGCACAGATAAAAACCTAGGCCGTCTGGGCTGAACCTATGCTCTGCTTTTTCTTGCAGCTGTCCCAGCTAAGACTGAGGCAAAATCCAAAGCACTTAAAGCTAAGAAGGCAGTGTTGAAAGGTGTCCACAGTCACAAGAAGAAGAAGATCCGAACATCTCCCACCTTCCGGAGACCGAAGACCTTGCGGTTACGGCGACAGCCCAAGTATCCCCGGAAGAGTGCGCCAAAGAGGAACAAGTATGTTGGCCCTGTTCCCCCCCTCCCGAGGTTCACATGGCTTCCCCCAATCTTGCTCAAAGAAGCCCTCAGGAGCcagctcttcccccaggcctcaGGCCAAGTGGGTGACAGAACCCTTGTGTGATGGTTCAGTTTGTTAGACTGTTTGTTTTTTCCAAACTACCATTTTTAGGTTACGGgtactgttgttttattttataagccccctgtcatgttcactgtttcagtgtgcactgtacatcgtaacgtttcacatgccatggtgctgacgcgtgtttctgttgggagggagctgctgtgaaaccttgtgccaagctctgtatctatgttcatttcaatggaatgtgtttgggttatgtgctctgctcaaggacttttcccacggaccagcagaagccattaggagcacctgggattgtgaccCTGGGAAGATTCCACAGGGGGAGGGATcccgtttgtaccgagggttttttagtttgcatttggcaccctttttccattctcagctttctttgtgatcctgcatactattctttaataaatcagatatctttatgaatctgttcatgagtctgatggtgttttaggataggcaatcattacacccccCCAGTCAAGATAGAGTGGGCTGACCTataaatctgaattaaaataatcatGTTTTTTTGCAAGGGGCAGCTGTTAGGATGGGAAGCTGTACAGACAATGCTATCTCAGTTGTCCGGCTGTGGTTCCCAAGTCTTCGAGCTGTGAGGGGGGTGACAGTTTTTGGGGGCAACCGTGAGCTCTCCATAGCAAAGCCCTTGACTTCTCTCAAAAGTTTCTGGTACTATGTGGGTACCTAACAGGCAACAGGTAGTTGGAGACCAGCATTTACTTCAGTTTGAGGCACTTCTGAATTCCTTAACCCACCCTGGCCCTATTTAAATCTGGCTGTATCCTCAGGTGTTGGGCTCCTTGTGCAATCtcgattttttattttttatgtttaataattgtttttttctggAGTTTGGGTGACTTTTcgtgtttttattgtaattttactgTGTATTTTGCAAGCCCCTGGAGCCATAACAGATTGGCAAGGCCTATAAATTTCATtcactggtaaaaaaaaaaatgaaatttaaaattatcATACATTATAAACAAAGCAATGTGGCAGGGTAGGAATATCACTAGAGAGACATTCTTGCATGCCGTACAGCggggttcctcaaccgtggcagctctaagctgtgcgagaattctgggagttgaggtccgcacagcttagagctgccaaggttgcGGAACCCCGCTGTACAGCATCTGATTGGCGTGAGAAATGCAGGACCTTTATCTTCTGCTCGTGTTTAAAAAGAGGCTCCCTCAGACCAAGCTGGACgcgtccatatagttttcttggcaactgcaCAGAAATGGTTTGATTTAGTCTTCCTTTGGGGGATTTTTCCAGCATGTTCCAGCTTGCCAAGTGTCCTTCCCAAAATGCAGTGCAAAACGAGGTGCCCAGATTGGGATGCGGCAGGCTCAGTGGCGGCCTGAGTTTTACTGCTTTCTCTTCAACCTTGTTAGTCGTTCTTGCTCTGCACGGACGACGCCTCTTTTTCCGGGATCAGAGCTGTGTGTGATGAGGCTTCAGCGACCAAAGTCTGAGTGGTTGTGATTATAGCCTGAGGAGCTGATGCACCTGATCCCGGGCAAAGCTTTGTGTATTTCAGGGTTCCCCCTGGCCTGTTCCCCTGTGGGTTAACAAAGCCCTCCCCCTTTCTGCTTTGCTTCCCAGGCTTGACCATTATGCCATCATTAAGTTCCCCCTGACCACTGAGTCTGCCATGAAGAAGATTGAGGATAACAACACTCTAGTCTTTATTGTGGACGTGAAAGCCAACAAGCACCAGATCAAGCAGGCTGTCAAGAAGCTGTATGACATTGACGTGGCAAAGGTCAACACCTTGATCAGGTAGCCGGCAGCTGCGATCACGGCAGGGACAGGTTCCAGGGTTCCTTGGTGCAGGTGATGGAAACTTTTCGACTGAGCCAAGTGATGTATTCAAAGGAACCACTGATGCACCGGGAAtcctttagagagggcagagggagtatGTCATTGAAACAGCTTCAAAGGCTTAAACGTCCCAACTTAAAGCTTTTTGTTCCTACTTTATTGGGAGGGATCCCTCCTGAAAACCAGCCATTCTGGCTGCAGTGCAGGTCAGAACAGGCTCTTTGGAGGTTGGGTCATTTCTGGCAAGGTCAAAACACTTACAAACTAGATTTGCCGCTTCGTGTGACGCAGAACGCGTCCAGAGATACAAAGCGGGTAAGCATCTATtggaaatttgtgtgtgtgttaggtAGATGGGGCAGGAGAACCGTGATGTTTTTAAAACCTTCTAGTGATTATAGCCCTCCAGGTCAAATGGCCAGAGATGAGAagaatccatttttgttttattttctggagCTAATACCTCCTGCCCCCTTCCAGGCCTGATGGAGAGAAAAAGGCATATGTCCGTCTTGCTCCAGACTATGATGCGCTAGATGTGGCCAACAAGGTAAGACTTGTGCGTTGTGGGACTTGCTTCCGTGGGGGATGAGCGGGTTCTGTTCTGGGGGCGGGGCGGGAACTCtggctttctgccttcagtccACCAGGGCAGCGGGCGAGATGGTTGACggcatttctatttctttctctttcagattGGAATCATCTGAGTGAAATCTTGCCAGCATTGCTCAAATGCAGCTCTGAAAACATTCGTACAAGTAGCTTGCACGTCGACCTGCAAAACTGTACAAACCTTTGTACAATAACTTTACAATAAATTATCCTGAACAACACTGCAATTTCCACCCCTGCTTTCAAACCTAAAAACCTTGGTGGTGGGAGAGCATGAAAATGGTTGTACTGATTATAACCTGACCCAatcgtttgttttttttaatctgttcagtcatgtccgattctcggagactgcctggaccagtccctgcagtttccttggcaaggtttttgggaagggggttgccattgccttcttcctggggctgagagaaagtgactggcccaaggtcacccagctggctttgttcccaaggcaggaatagaactcagggtctcctggtttccagcctggtgccttgaccactacaccaagctggcttttgGCCTAATCATAAAGGATCATAAACAAGTCCTGATCAAGGAAGCCGGTGCTTCATGCAAGTGCAGAATTTGGGGTAGTGAGGAGAAGCCTCTGATTGGCTAGAAATTAGCAAGTCACCAGCCAAAGAATCATTTGCTTTCATTTGCAATTCGTTAACTTGCTTTTCATGCCCGGTGAACAAAGAAGGTTGGTTGTACAGTTGTGTGGTTGCTTTTGATGCAGGCTGGAGTCCCAGAGAGGAGGCGGCAAAGTTCTTTATATTGCAAATGCTTGCCTTAGTGGGCTTGGCAACCCATTcccacccccaaaataaagagcaaGATGTAAAAACGGTTAAACTGGGGCAGTTGGAGGACCATCAGGCTCTTAGAGCAAGAGATTCAGTTCCGTGTTTGCAAATCCTTAGCAGCACGTTATCCAGCCTTGTTTTTTGGAATCTGAGTGCCACAGCTATTTCAGCATTGTTCAGATTGTTCAGTTGGTTGCTATGGGGAGAGAGCATTTAAACCTTGCcgtttttaatttgaattaaaatgtCCACGTTACATTAAAAGTTTCAAATTGGGCAAGAAGAATCCACTTGAGACTGGGTTTGCCATTCTAGCAGTTCAAATTACTGCAGCTTTTACATACAGGAGTTATTTTGGTGTTGCCTCTTGTTAGTCAAACAACGGAAGGGTAAGTTTTAAGCTTGCTGGTGCTTCAGAGCCGTGTGGAGAAGCAGGTTCCCTTCCTGCTGTCACTTTCCTTAGTTTTCTTAGGGTTTTCTTAGAGGGGTGTTGTCCTTCTTTAAGCTGTGCTGCGGGGAAaactccattttttcccttttaaaactcAGTACTTGCCACCATCTCAGGAAAAGAGACCAAAAAGTACCTTTTCTGCCCTGGAGAGTGTTTTATTGGAAGTGGGACTGCAGAtaatataagagccagtttggtctagtggttaaggcaacgggctagaaaccaggaggctgtgagtttgagtcccaccttaggcatgaaagccggctgggtgaccttgagccagtcacacacacccagcccagcccacctcacagggttgttgtgggggaaaataggatgaggaaggagtaatagggttgttccccaccttgagttacttataaaaataaaataacaataaaaaccagATAAACCCAACTTAAGTATGTTGGTCTCTCCCAACTCATGCGTTCTGGGCTTGACTTTATGCGCCATCCAGTTTGTGTTGACATTTAGCaacctcatagatagattttctccgggATGATCTGGGAGTCACTCTGTCCTGTGAATCCAGCGTCTGCtgtgtaagccatggtttaatgtGCGAACTGGGCCAATTGTGGCCTAGTCAACGTGCTGTGGCTGCAGCGGCCCCCGCACTGAGTGCAGGCTGGGTGTGGAGACTTCTTGGTGGGGTGGGTTCCCTCCCTGCGGAAAGGCCATCCCTCTGCCTGCTGCTCTGCCCCTTCCCAAGCCGGGCAGCTCCGGCTGGCCTTGTGCTGCTGCCACCCTCCGCCGTGTGTCCACGCCTGCCTCTGAGCAGCCCTTGGCATCTGGGCCCTGCCTGGGTGAAGCCAGGGGCTCCCAAGGCTGTTTCCCCGGCTGCCGCCTCCCCTCACCTGCTTGACCTGCAGCTGCATTCAGGCCGTAATGCCTATTGATGCCAACAGTAGCTTGCAAACAGAACTTCCCTGAAGGGCACCGCTTGCCATATTGAAGCCCCTGCTGTCTCCAGCTGTGTTGCACTTCCCATAACCCCCAACCAGCTTAGCTGTTGGTCAGGTTGGCTGGGgcttatgggaactgaagtcccagcacatctgggaaTGCCCAACGGGAAGCTGACTCCAGCAGCTGCTGCCCTCGTGTGGGCAAATAGTTCATTACAGCGAGATGATGTCTCTCAAAAACAGGCCTGTTCCTCCCGTAAAGCCCTAGCTGTTATTCCTCCAGAGTTTTATGGCCTGCCAATCCCACGGCCCCCTTGTCCTTGCGCTTTCCCCCGTTGGAGAGAGTGGGGGCAGGGGCTCCTGCGTTGCCAGGGACTCGGGCGTGGCAGTCTCCAGTGGCAGCTCTGGTGCCATTTCCCTCTCGAGACCCACTTGGGAGCTCTTCCATTGTTTGAGCAGCAGGCAGAAGTGCTGAGCTCCAAGTGGCAAAGGACGAGAAGGTAAACAAGCGACAGAGGGAGTGCTGAGCAGGTTGAGCAAAGTGCCAAGCAGTGCTTGATCTTTGCAGACGAGGCACCCTTTTTAATTCTGCACTGGGCAGAGCAGCTGCCCGGTTGGACGCTGGCACCCGTGAGAGGTCCAATAAAGCTCTCTTCCGGCAGCTCTAGCGCAAGAACTGAGATCTGGGAAGTACTGAGAAGAAAACAGGAAGCTGCAGGGTGCTGATGCTTGAACAGCACCAAGAGACCAAGCGTTTCAGAGCTTTGTTTACTGATCAGCCTGGAAGTGAGGACTGAGT contains:
- the RPL23A gene encoding large ribosomal subunit protein uL23, giving the protein MAPKVKKEAVPAKTEAKSKALKAKKAVLKGVHSHKKKKIRTSPTFRRPKTLRLRRQPKYPRKSAPKRNKLDHYAIIKFPLTTESAMKKIEDNNTLVFIVDVKANKHQIKQAVKKLYDIDVAKVNTLIRPDGEKKAYVRLAPDYDALDVANKIGII